The genomic DNA CTGTGTTATTTGTAACTCATAATATTGAGGAAGCATTGTTTTTAGCAGATAGGATATTTATTTTAGGAGACTCTCCAATTAGAATAAAAAAAATATTAAAAAATTCTAAGGAATTGGAAAAAAATGAAGTTTTGAAGTTGATATAGAGTTATAATAATACTGTCGTTTTAAAATATATTTGGTTAAAATCTATAAGACTATATTAAAATAGTACAGAATATTCAAAACTGTGTATAATGTTCGTATTTTATAAAAAGGAAGTGAATGTATGGTTAAGACTAATGCTATGAGAATATTAGATTCAAATAAGATTGATTATAAAGTAATGTCTTATGAAGTGAAAAGTGAACATGTGGATGGTGTTGAGGTGGCACATGATATAGGAAGAGATGTAAATGAAGTGTATAAGACATTAGTAACTCAAGGAGTTAGTAAGAATATATATGTATATGTAATACCAGTACATGAAAACTTAGACTTAAAAAAGGCTGCAAAAGTAGCTAAAGAGAAAAGTGTAGAGATGATTCATGTAAAAGATATAAATAAGCTTACAGGTTATATTAGAGGCGGATGTTCTCCTATAGGTATGAAAAAGCTTTATAAAACTTTTGTAAATGAAAGTGCAAAGAATTTAGATACAATTATTGTGAGTGCAGGAAAAATAGGATATCAAATAGAACTATCTCCATTTGATTTACAAAGACTTATAAAAGTAGAATTTGTAGATGTAATAAAAAAATAAGAATTACATATAAAATATAGAGCTTATATTCTTAATAATAGGTGTTGTAGTATTAATAAAATGAATAATAATTTTAAAATAAATATTCAGTTACTTATGTGTAATTGGTATAAAAATATTGAGAAATTTTAAAAACAATGGTAAAGTGTAAGTATAATCACGAATATTTTTTATAAAGTAATGGAGGGATGTTCGCTTGAGAAAAATAAAATCTGAACAAATCGTCGAGCAGGTAAAAAAACTTTGTATAGAAGCGAGCCTATATTTAGGAGAAGATGTTTTAAGCTGTATAAAAGAAAAAGCGAAAAGTGAAAAGAGTGAAGTTGGAAAAAATATATTGAATATATTAGTTGAAAATGCTGAAATAGCTAAAGAAAAAAATATACCAATATGCCAAGATACTGGTATGGCTGTATTTTTTGTTGAAATAGGACAAGAAGTTTTAATTGAAGGAGACACACTTACTGATGCTATAAATGAGGGAGTAAGACAAGGGTATGAAGAAGGCTACTTAAGAAAATCTGTTGTAAGTCCAATTAACAGAGTAAATACAAAAGATAATACACCTGCTGTTATTCATTATGATATGGTAAAAGGTGATAAAATTAAAATAGAATTTGCAGCTAAGGGATTTGGAAGCGAAAATATGAGTAAGATGAAAATGTTAAAGCCATCAGATGGATTGGAAGGAATTAAAAAATTCATAATAGATACAGTTTCAGAAGCTGGACCTAACCCATGCCCTCCTATGGTAATTGGAGTTGGTATAGGTGGGACTGTGGACAAATGTGCTCAAATAGCTAAAAAGGCACTTTTTAGAGAACTAGGTGAATTTAATAAGGACGAAAATATAGCAAAACTTGAAAGTGAACTATTAACAGCTATTAATAAACTTGGTATAGGACCTCAAGGCTTAGGTGGTACTACAACAGCTTTGGGATTAAACATAGAGACTTTTCCTACACACATAGCAGGTTTACCTGTTGTTGTAAATATAAACTGCCATGCATCAAGACATAAGAAGGTAGTAATTTAGGAGGAAAATAAAATGATAAAAATAACTACACCTGTAAATGAAATTGATATAGCAAAATTAAATTGTGGAGATACAATTAGTTTGAGTGGTATACTTTATACAGCAAGAGATGCTGCTCATAAAAGATTGATAGATTGTATAAATAAAGGTGAAGAATTACCATTTGACGTATATGGTCAAGGAATATATTATGTAGGACCTACT from Clostridioides difficile ATCC 9689 = DSM 1296 includes the following:
- the ybaK gene encoding Cys-tRNA(Pro) deacylase — translated: MVKTNAMRILDSNKIDYKVMSYEVKSEHVDGVEVAHDIGRDVNEVYKTLVTQGVSKNIYVYVIPVHENLDLKKAAKVAKEKSVEMIHVKDINKLTGYIRGGCSPIGMKKLYKTFVNESAKNLDTIIVSAGKIGYQIELSPFDLQRLIKVEFVDVIKK
- a CDS encoding fumarate hydratase, which translates into the protein MRKIKSEQIVEQVKKLCIEASLYLGEDVLSCIKEKAKSEKSEVGKNILNILVENAEIAKEKNIPICQDTGMAVFFVEIGQEVLIEGDTLTDAINEGVRQGYEEGYLRKSVVSPINRVNTKDNTPAVIHYDMVKGDKIKIEFAAKGFGSENMSKMKMLKPSDGLEGIKKFIIDTVSEAGPNPCPPMVIGVGIGGTVDKCAQIAKKALFRELGEFNKDENIAKLESELLTAINKLGIGPQGLGGTTTALGLNIETFPTHIAGLPVVVNINCHASRHKKVVI